The proteins below come from a single Malus sylvestris chromosome 3, drMalSylv7.2, whole genome shotgun sequence genomic window:
- the LOC126617330 gene encoding general transcription and DNA repair factor IIH helicase subunit XPD-like has translation MKFQVEDVTVYFPYDHIYPEQYAYMLELKRALDAKGHCLLEMPTGTGKTIALLSLITSYTLSKPQNPVKLIYCTRTVHEMEKTLAELKLLHNYQVKHLGPQAQILAVGLSSRKNLCVNPTVLAAENRDSVDAACRKLTASWVRNLAAENPNVPTCEFFEEYERAGSGAVLPPGVYTLQDLRAYGKQKGWCPYFLARHMVQFSNVVVYSYQYMLDPKVAGIISKEMQKESVVVFDEAHNIDNVCIEALSVSVRRQTIEGARRNLSKMQHDIERFKATDADRLRKEYNRLVEGLAQGGNLPITDTWLQNPALPDYILKEAVPGNIRKADHFVHVLRRLVNHLEGRLETENVEKEGPVSFVATISTQAGIDQKTLKFCYDRLHSLMMTLEITDTDEFLHIQTICDFATLVGTYTRGFSIIIEPFDERMPHIPDPVLQLCCHDASLAIKPVFDRFQSVVITSGTLSPIDLYPRLLNFHPVVSRSFTMSLTRDCICPMVLTRGSDQLPVSTKYDMRSDLGVVRNYGRLLLEMVSVVPDGVVCFFVSYSYMDMIVNSWNENGILKEIMQHKLVFIETQDVVETTLALDNYRKACDCGRGAVFLSVARGKVAEGIDFDRHYGRLVIMFGIPFQYTLSKILLARLEYLRDTFQIKEGDFLTFDALRQAAQCVGRVIRSKADYGMMIFADKRYSRHDKRSKLPGWILSHLRDAHLNLSTDMALHIAREFLRKMAQPYDKVGGGSGKKTLLSQEDLEKMGESIANDLLR, from the exons ATGAAGTTCCAGGTCGAAGACGTGACGGTCTACTTCCCGTACGACCACATATACCCGGAGCAATACGCCTACATGCTCGAGCTCAAGCGCGCCCTCGACGCCAAGGGCCACTGCCTCCTCGAGATGCCCACCGGCACCGGCAAAACCATCGCCCTCCTCTCTCTCATCACCTCCTACACTCTGTCCAAGCCCCAAAACCCCGTCAAGCTAATCTACTGCACCCGCACGGTTCACGAGATGGAGAAGACGCTCGCCGAGCTCAAGCTCCTCCACAATTACCAGGTCAAGCATCTGGGTCCGCAGGCCCAGATCTTGGCGGTGGGGCTTTCGTCGAGGAAGAATCTGTGTGTTAATCCGACGGTGTTGGCGGCGGAGAATCGGGATTCCGTGGATGCGGCGTGCCGGAAATTGACTGCCAGCTGGGTCAGGAACTTGGCGGCGGAAAACCCAAATGTGCCGACTTGTGAGTTTTTTGAGGAGTATGAGAGAGCTGGGTCTGGAGCTGTTTTGCCTCCTGGGGTTTATACATTGCAG GATTTGAGGGCGTATGGGAAGCAGAAAGGGTGGTGCCCCTACTTCTTGGCGAGGCATATGGTGCAGTTTTCGAATGTGGTGGTTTATAGTTATCAGTACATGCTTGATCCAAAAGTGGCTGGGATTATTTCCAAGGAAATGCAAAAGGAGTCTGTTGTGGTGTTTGATGAGGCTCATAACATCGATAATGTGTGTATCGAAGCGCTTAGTGTTAGCGTGAGGAGGCAGACAATTGAGGGTGCCAGGAGGAATCTCAGTAAGATGCAGCATGACATTGAAAG GTTCAAGGCCACCGATGCAGATAGATTGCGTAAAGAATACAACCGGCTAGTTGAGGGTTTGGCACAAGGAGGAAACCTACCTA TCACAGATACTTGGCTTCAAAATCCTGCTCTACCTGATTATATTTTGAAGGAGGCTGTGCCTGGAAATATTCGTAAAGCAGACCATTTTGTGCATGTGTTACGAAGATTGGTCAATCATCTGGAAGGCCGTCTCGAAACTGAGAATGTTGAGAAGGAAGGCCCTGTTAGTTTTGTTGCCACTATCAGTACACAAGCTGGAATTGACCAGAAAACTCTGAAGTTTTGTTATGATCGCCTACACTCATTAATGATGACGTTAGAAATTACTGACACCGATGAATTCTTACACATTCAAACGATTTGCGACTTTGCGACACTTGTGGGGACATACACTCGTGGATTCTCTATTATAATTGAACCATTTGATGAGAGAATGCCGCACATTCCTGATCCTGTTTTACAG CTTTGCTGTCATGATGCTTCACTTGCCATAAAGCCTGTATTTGATCGATTTCAATCAGTTGTGATTACATCTGGAACCTTGAGCCCGATTGATCTCTACCCCCGTCTTCTTAATTTCCATCCTGTCGTCAGTCGAAGTTTTACTATGTCATTAACAAGAGATTGCATATGCCCAATGGTTCTCACCCGTGGAAG TGATCAGCTTCCAGTAAGTACCAAATATGATATGAGAAGTGATCTTGGCGTAGTAAGGAACTATGGGAGGTTGCTGCTGGAGATGGTTTCTGTTGTTCCAGATGGGGTTGTATGTTTTTTTGTCAGTTACTCTTATATGGATATGATAGTCAATAGCTGGAATGAAAATGGAATTTTGAAG GAAATAATGCAGCATAAGCTTGTTTTCATTGAGACCCAAGATGTGGTAGAGACTACTTTGGCTCTTGACAATTATCGTAAGGCTTGTGATTGTGGGAGGGGTGCTGTCTTCTTGTCTGTTGCCAG AGGAAAAGTAGCTGAAGGAATAGACTTTGATCGACATTATGGACGATTGGTGATCATGTTTGGCATTCCTTTCCAGTACACATTAAGCAA GATTTTGCTTGCGCGGCTGGAATACTTGCGGGATACCTTTCAAATAAAGGAAGGAGACTTTTTGACGTTTGATGCCTTG AGACAAGCAGCTCAATGCGTAGGCCGAGTCATCCGGTCAAAAGCGGACTATGGCATGATGATTTTTGCTGACAAAAG ATATAGCCGTCATGACAAGCGATCCAAATTGCCTGGATGGATACTGTCGCATTTACGTGATGCACATCTGAACTTGAGCACGGACATGGCTCTGCATATAGCACGAGAG TTCCTTAGGAAGA
- the LOC126615934 gene encoding preprotein translocase subunit SCY2, chloroplastic-like, producing the protein MEATLLSSQRFHPKLSPEKSRGAVSGSEIQICCLPHVRNSYVSLRTNPRNFTFPNSPLLSRLNRRVSVKFSNRFVNDYTNVEATPPESLNVEVNPLSGSDGTEISKQNAVENAKAEQAGSMTFRNRFLNFVRLSSVVNNAAESFFKSEIRRRLFVTAVLIVISRVGYFIPLPGFDRRLIPQDYLNFVSGSVDELGDFAAELKMSFFQLGISPQIIASIIMQVLCHVIPSLVKLRKEGLDGHEKIKSYIWWLSFGFAIVEAIILACYSLPYSIYAASYRVKHVMVTSMLLVCGAMTMTWICDTISESGFGQGSSLIICVQILIGYTETLYKMLSQLSGSSVSWGPYLFAVLGVFTLVTMWAVVVTEGCRKIKLQYYGFKLASAARDDSPITEVEPYIPFTINPSGMQPVLTTTYLLAFPGILASILGSPFWEHVKEILNPENTIGAGPWVYYSIYAFFVFLFNIFDIANLPKEIADYLNKMGARIPNIKPGKATIEYLTKIQASTRFWGGLLLSILATTSSIIDHYLRNINAGFAIGLTSVLIIVGSIIELRRSYQAYNVMPSLSKALSRYGA; encoded by the exons ATGGAAGCCACTCTTCTGAGCTCGCAACGCTTCCATCCCAAGCTTTCACCCGAAAAATCTCGAG GTGCAGTTTCAGGTAGTGAAATTCAAATTTGTTGTTTGCCCCATGTTAGGAATAGCTATGTTTCACTTAGgacaaaccctagaaatttcaCGTTTCCAAACAGCCCCTTATTGTCCAGATTAAACAGAAGAGTCTCTGTTAAGTTCTCGAACCGGTTCGTGAATGATTATACAAATGTTGAGGCTACACCTCCAGAGTCTCTTAATGTTGAAGTTAATCCGTTGAGTGGGAGTGACGGGACGGAAATTTCAAAACAGAACGCGGTTGAGAATGCAAAGGCGGAGCAGGCGGGATCTATGACGTTTAGAAACCGGTTTCTGAATTTCGTGCGCCTGAGTTCTGTGGTTAATAATGCTGCTGAATCGTTCTTCAAGAGCGAGATTAGGAGGAGGCTGTTTGTGACAGCGGTGCTGATTGTGATTAGTCGTGTCGGGTATTTCATTCCTCTGCCTGGATTTGATAGAAGGTTGATCCCTCAAGATTACCTAAACTTTGTATCGGGATCTGTTG ATGAACTTGGTGATTTTGCAGCAGAGCTTAAAATGTCTTTCTTTCAGCTTGGAATCAGTCCTCAAATCATAGCGTCGATCATCATGCAG GTACTCTGTCATGTTATTCCCTCCCTGGTAAAGCTGCGGAAGGAAGGCTTAGATGGTCATGAGAAGATTAAGAGTTATAT ATGGTGGCTATCTTTCGGCTTTGCAATAGTGGAAGCTATCATACTTGCTTGTTATTCACTTCCGTATTCAATCTATGCAGCTAGCTACAG GGTCAAGCATGTGATGGTGACAAGTATGTTATTGGTCTGTGGAGCAATGACAATGACGTGGATTTGTGATACCATCTCAGAATCTGGATTTG GTCAAGGTTCATCTCTAATTATTTGTGTACAAATATTGATTGGCTACACAGAGACATTATACAAAATGCTGTCTCAGCTCTCAG gAAGTTCTGTTAGTTGGGGCCCATATTTATTTGCAGTATTGGGCGTTTTCACTTTAGTCACTATGTGGGCAGTTGTGGTGACTGAAGGGTGCAGGAAGATAAAGCTGCAGTACTATGGTTTTAAGCTTGCTTCTGCTGCAAG AGATGACTCGCCTATTACCGAAGTGGAGCCCTATATCCCTTTTACCATTAACCCATCAGGAATGCAGCCTGTTCTCACCACTACTTATCTCTTGGCATTTCCCGGCATTCTTGCAAG TattcttggttcacctttctggGAGCATGTTAAGGAGATATTGAACCCCGAAAATACTATTGGTGCAGGGCCTTGGGTGTACTACTCAATATATGCGTTTTTTGTGTTCTTATTCAATATATTTGACATT GCCAACTTGCCCAAGGAAATTGCTGATTATTTGAATAAGATGGGTGCCAGGATACCAAACATAAAACCTGGGAAGGCTACAATTGAGTACCTTACAAAGATTCAGGCATCGACACGTTTCTGGG GGGGGCTATTGTTAAGTATCTTGGCAACAACATCAAGCATAATCGACCATTATTTACGCAATATCAATGCGGGATTTGCAATCGGGTTGACATCAGTCCTAATAATA GTGGGTTCTATTATTGAACTTAGAAGATCATATCAGGCATATAATGTAATGCCAAGTTTAAGTAAAGCCTTAAGCCGGTATGGTGCATAA